From the Acidicapsa ligni genome, one window contains:
- a CDS encoding DUF2239 family protein: MKGIDSAVTSPNERQCTVFESFGVLARGTETEVREIVRKTMAQRETSPTRAFYDDDGEEFDPTSPDPAKIIGGNSPPEPEPIRKAGRPKLGVVAREVTLLPRHWEWLESQPGGASVALRKLVEMARRDSGPADRVRRSLEATYRFLSAMCGNAAGFEEICRALFRKDWEDFDAKLNHYMTIELANHIKTLSRKARPEYQE, encoded by the coding sequence ATGAAAGGGATTGATTCAGCCGTGACATCACCCAACGAACGTCAATGCACCGTCTTTGAAAGTTTCGGAGTGCTAGCGCGAGGCACCGAAACCGAAGTCCGCGAAATCGTAAGAAAGACCATGGCCCAGCGGGAAACATCGCCTACCCGAGCCTTTTACGACGATGATGGCGAAGAGTTCGATCCAACTTCGCCCGATCCCGCGAAGATAATAGGCGGTAACTCCCCGCCAGAACCAGAGCCGATCCGTAAAGCCGGTCGGCCAAAATTAGGCGTGGTCGCCCGCGAAGTCACGCTGCTGCCGCGCCATTGGGAGTGGCTGGAATCGCAGCCGGGCGGCGCTTCCGTGGCTCTTCGCAAGCTGGTTGAGATGGCCAGGCGTGACTCCGGTCCGGCGGATCGTGTTCGCCGTTCGCTGGAGGCTACATATCGTTTTCTGAGCGCGATGTGCGGCAATGCTGCGGGCTTTGAGGAAATTTGCCGAGCGTTATTTCGCAAGGATTGGGAAGACTTCGACGCGAAGCTGAACCACTACATGACGATTGAACTTGCCAATCACATCAAAACGCTGTCGAGAAAGGCTCGCCCTGAATATCAGGAGTGA
- a CDS encoding serine hydrolase, with protein MLKLLAALLLLPCTAVFALQAPTPSPLPALPKPKLQAAPSSQASPAQPVPTVPATAHTLDSADLEAFFDGILPLQLERSDIAGASVLVMKDGQVLLQKGYGYADIKKQTPVDPASTVFRLASISKLSTWISIMQLQEQGKLDLDTDVNRYLDFQIRPAFGKPVTLRNLMTHTAGFEEVSNLVVTTNQKYKISLRDYLIQNQPNRIFPPGTIPGYSNYGVGLASYIVQRVSGEPFEEYTRRHIYLPLRMMHSTFYQPAPKGFAVSEGYFADTQKPPQGFEVFNPVGAGGFSSTAPDMGRLGQALLNGGELDGTRILKPETVAAMWTPQFRTSKDMPAACMGFYQTWRNNLRWIGHGGDLTAFHSFFAVEPTQKLVLFVSFNSVGSRGHARPEIIRMFSDRYFPATLKQNFLTLSRKELEAVEGAYQPTRRADSTKLRIAALISQSSVTINKDGELVEDDVKDLRGHDVKFKPIGKDLWQAVGDQQRIFAIRDEHGKVVRLANEFAGEQDQRVSWFENGDLIFPLLGGSFAILIAVVLATIIRLGHRIFLRKRPRPAPQPGTAWLSTGAKLAAWFWVFLFLSILSFFASQGDDIMPPSPGWTPYFFALNCVIGLLLFLSFLAVISGIAVWSRDLRWITKLKFTLVALACVFLSWFSIHWHLISQIHRI; from the coding sequence ATGCTCAAATTGCTTGCTGCACTTTTGCTTCTTCCCTGCACCGCTGTCTTCGCACTTCAGGCTCCCACGCCGAGCCCGCTGCCTGCCTTGCCAAAACCGAAGCTCCAGGCAGCTCCATCCAGCCAGGCGTCCCCGGCGCAGCCAGTACCGACTGTTCCCGCCACGGCGCATACGCTCGACTCAGCAGACCTGGAAGCATTCTTCGACGGCATCCTGCCCTTGCAACTGGAGCGAAGTGACATCGCCGGAGCCAGTGTACTGGTCATGAAAGATGGACAGGTGCTGCTGCAAAAAGGATATGGATACGCGGACATAAAAAAGCAAACACCCGTCGATCCAGCCAGCACTGTTTTCCGGCTCGCTTCCATCTCAAAGCTCTCCACCTGGATCTCGATCATGCAGCTTCAGGAGCAAGGCAAGCTGGACCTCGATACGGATGTCAATCGCTATCTCGACTTTCAGATTCGCCCTGCCTTTGGCAAACCCGTAACCCTGCGCAACCTGATGACCCACACCGCTGGCTTTGAGGAGGTTTCCAATCTCGTCGTCACCACCAACCAGAAGTACAAAATCTCGCTGCGCGACTACCTCATTCAGAACCAGCCGAATCGTATCTTCCCGCCGGGCACAATTCCGGGCTACTCCAACTACGGCGTGGGCCTGGCCAGCTACATCGTGCAGCGCGTGAGCGGAGAGCCTTTTGAGGAATACACTAGGCGCCACATCTATCTGCCGCTAAGGATGATGCACTCGACGTTCTATCAACCGGCCCCAAAAGGCTTTGCCGTATCGGAAGGCTACTTTGCCGACACGCAAAAACCGCCGCAGGGCTTTGAAGTTTTTAATCCCGTTGGCGCAGGCGGTTTCTCTTCAACTGCCCCGGACATGGGCCGGCTCGGGCAGGCGCTGCTCAACGGCGGCGAACTCGACGGCACACGCATTCTGAAGCCCGAAACTGTTGCTGCCATGTGGACGCCCCAGTTCCGCACCAGCAAGGATATGCCTGCCGCCTGCATGGGCTTCTACCAGACGTGGCGCAACAACCTTCGCTGGATTGGACACGGCGGCGACCTCACCGCTTTTCACAGTTTTTTCGCAGTTGAACCCACGCAGAAGCTGGTGCTCTTCGTCTCCTTCAACTCCGTCGGCAGCCGCGGCCACGCGCGCCCCGAGATCATCCGCATGTTCTCCGACCGCTACTTTCCAGCGACACTCAAACAGAATTTTCTGACGCTCTCGCGGAAGGAACTCGAAGCCGTCGAAGGCGCCTACCAACCGACACGACGCGCCGACAGCACCAAACTCCGCATCGCCGCACTGATCAGCCAAAGCAGTGTCACAATCAACAAAGATGGCGAGCTGGTCGAGGACGACGTCAAAGACCTGCGCGGACATGACGTCAAATTCAAACCCATCGGGAAAGACCTGTGGCAAGCGGTCGGCGACCAGCAGCGTATTTTTGCGATTCGCGATGAGCACGGTAAAGTCGTTCGTCTCGCCAATGAATTCGCAGGCGAACAGGATCAGCGCGTTTCCTGGTTTGAAAACGGAGACCTGATCTTTCCGCTCCTGGGTGGAAGCTTTGCCATTCTGATCGCCGTCGTGCTCGCAACGATCATCCGCCTCGGCCATCGAATCTTCCTGCGCAAACGCCCTCGCCCAGCGCCTCAACCAGGTACGGCCTGGCTCTCGACCGGAGCAAAACTTGCGGCCTGGTTTTGGGTCTTCCTGTTCCTCAGCATCCTTAGTTTTTTTGCCTCCCAGGGAGATGACATAATGCCGCCCAGCCCTGGCTGGACGCCCTATTTCTTCGCGCTCAACTGCGTCATCGGCCTGCTGCTGTTCCTGAGCTTTCTGGCTGTGATCTCGGGAATCGCAGTCTGGTCCCGTGACCTACGCTGGATCACCAAACTCAAGTTCACCCTGGTTGCGCTGGCTTGCGTATTTCTAAGCTGGTTCTCAATACACTGGCACCTGATTAGCCAGATTCACCGAATCTGA
- the rbfA gene encoding 30S ribosome-binding factor RbfA has translation MAEPRSRVYHRNRVAESLREEIGTMLEGQLSDPRIALCYVTEVAMNPGSKSARVYIAVDGGEEAEKQTIDALLAARGFIRHELLERLGMRRVPDLSFHVDRSEKFQSRIDELLGRVKKRQKPAADAPLDVTADAGLAPKTPTAE, from the coding sequence ATGGCAGAACCAAGATCGCGTGTGTACCATCGAAACCGGGTTGCGGAGAGCCTGCGAGAGGAGATTGGAACGATGCTGGAAGGCCAGCTTTCCGATCCTCGCATTGCGCTCTGTTACGTGACGGAAGTGGCGATGAATCCCGGCTCGAAATCGGCGCGGGTGTATATCGCGGTGGATGGCGGCGAAGAGGCAGAGAAGCAGACGATCGATGCGCTGCTGGCAGCACGTGGTTTCATTCGCCACGAACTGCTGGAGCGGCTGGGAATGCGCCGCGTACCTGATCTCAGCTTTCATGTGGATCGTTCCGAGAAGTTTCAATCGCGCATCGACGAGTTGCTGGGCCGCGTAAAAAAGCGCCAGAAACCCGCTGCCGATGCGCCCCTGGATGTGACGGCTGATGCTGGCCTTGCACCGAAGACACCGACTGCGGAGTAA